A genome region from Blautia coccoides includes the following:
- a CDS encoding CapA family protein, whose translation MKYKTSKPIQWLARAASVVMWDQFRYPQPVKDVYDVADNTFEKLKWAYRCWVHQLETAEKHSGIEAYFSEHRMEFSLPEDFQVQTEISLSAAGDLMAVDCLTYENTPHLFDEIADFYFGADITCANLESTVYDKAPLGRNQVMGMPAKMNTSESMLDRFWQGGAGINYFSTANNHCFDYGEEGLYTTLDNLKRRGCFHSGTNRNSREQEDVLIIEKNGIRIAMLSYTFDMNGNHYDNKALINEVRFNDREPDFSLVKRHIKRAEEKGADVIVASVHWGWEFELYPHKNIIEAGHKLADMGIDVIIGGHPHVCQQMENYKGSLILYSMGDFVSYHPLTKDSKLTYVVKFRIAKGYEKGSTDCTCRIHDFRLLPVYILAEEKQDESYDCRLVPFERVLFDEKTNGAFQYGLDPKERRDLPRLWNKVLMKILLPANGEDLLVKKEKEKRPGAGNERISYEI comes from the coding sequence ATGAAATATAAAACATCAAAACCCATTCAGTGGCTTGCCAGGGCAGCCAGTGTAGTGATGTGGGATCAGTTCAGGTACCCGCAGCCGGTAAAGGATGTGTATGATGTGGCAGACAACACATTTGAGAAACTGAAATGGGCATACCGCTGCTGGGTGCACCAGCTTGAGACGGCAGAAAAGCATTCGGGGATCGAGGCGTATTTTTCTGAACATAGAATGGAATTCTCCCTGCCGGAGGATTTTCAGGTTCAGACAGAAATCTCCCTGTCAGCAGCAGGGGATCTGATGGCTGTGGACTGCCTGACCTATGAAAATACGCCCCATCTGTTTGATGAAATTGCAGATTTTTATTTTGGCGCTGACATTACCTGTGCCAATCTGGAATCCACAGTCTATGACAAAGCACCTCTGGGCAGGAATCAGGTGATGGGAATGCCTGCGAAAATGAATACTTCTGAGTCCATGCTGGACCGTTTCTGGCAGGGAGGAGCAGGCATTAATTATTTTTCCACTGCCAATAACCATTGCTTTGATTACGGCGAGGAAGGTCTGTACACAACCCTGGACAATTTAAAAAGGAGAGGATGCTTTCATTCCGGTACCAACCGCAACAGCAGGGAACAGGAGGATGTGCTGATCATAGAGAAGAACGGCATACGCATTGCTATGCTGTCTTACACTTTTGATATGAATGGGAATCACTATGATAACAAAGCGCTGATCAATGAGGTCAGATTTAATGACAGAGAACCTGATTTTTCACTGGTAAAACGCCATATAAAGAGGGCAGAAGAAAAAGGCGCGGATGTGATCGTGGCCTCTGTTCACTGGGGTTGGGAATTTGAACTGTATCCTCATAAAAACATCATAGAGGCCGGTCACAAACTGGCAGACATGGGGATTGATGTGATAATCGGGGGACATCCCCATGTGTGTCAGCAGATGGAAAACTATAAGGGAAGTCTTATCCTGTACTCCATGGGTGATTTTGTGAGCTATCATCCCCTTACAAAAGACTCCAAGCTTACCTATGTGGTAAAGTTCAGGATCGCCAAGGGATATGAAAAAGGCAGTACAGACTGCACCTGCCGTATACATGACTTCCGGCTTCTTCCTGTCTATATACTTGCTGAGGAGAAACAGGATGAAAGCTATGACTGCAGACTGGTACCCTTTGAACGGGTATTATTTGATGAAAAAACAAACGGAGCTTTTCAGTATGGCCTTGACCCGAAAGAGCGCAGGGATCTGCCAAGGCTTTGGAACAAAGTTTTGATGAAAATACTTCTTCCCGCCAATGGAGAGGATTTGCTTGTAAAAAAAGAAAAAGAGAAAAGGCCCGGTGCCGGAAACGAGAGGATATCTTATGAAATATGA
- a CDS encoding helix-turn-helix transcriptional regulator, producing MNYLILTETDKAILESYKTVLDGLAEYLGDGYELILHSLENLEHSVIKIINGHYTGRVEGAPITDLALKMLDNIRQKKEPAALCYFNKKNGNTLKSATIPILGEKKRIIGLLCINFHTEVSFASILASFTPASSIVPGVTETFSDNVDDLITSALDEAKNKVYANPMISTTNKNKEIIHLLYEKGIFNMKDAVIKVSESLGISKNTVYLHLRNLEKENNT from the coding sequence ATGAATTACCTTATCCTTACAGAAACAGACAAAGCGATTTTAGAATCATATAAGACAGTCCTGGACGGACTTGCAGAATATTTAGGAGACGGATACGAACTGATTCTTCACAGCCTGGAGAATCTGGAACACTCTGTCATAAAGATCATTAACGGCCACTACACCGGACGTGTGGAGGGCGCCCCTATCACAGATCTGGCTTTAAAAATGCTGGATAATATCCGTCAGAAAAAAGAGCCGGCTGCTCTTTGCTATTTTAACAAAAAGAACGGCAACACCTTAAAATCCGCCACTATCCCAATCCTTGGGGAAAAGAAACGGATCATCGGCCTTCTCTGCATCAATTTTCACACAGAGGTCTCCTTTGCCAGCATTCTGGCAAGCTTTACCCCGGCAAGCAGCATCGTCCCCGGTGTGACAGAGACCTTCAGTGACAACGTAGATGACCTGATCACCTCCGCTCTGGACGAGGCCAAGAACAAGGTATACGCCAACCCCATGATCTCCACCACCAATAAAAATAAGGAGATCATCCATCTCCTGTACGAAAAAGGCATCTTCAATATGAAAGACGCTGTTATTAAAGTATCGGAAAGCCTCGGCATTTCAAAAAATACTGTTTATCTCCACCTGCGGAATCTGGAAAAGGAAAATAATACATAA
- a CDS encoding serine dehydratase subunit alpha family protein → MMTNEMIEDYIKILESELVPAMGCTEPIALAYGGARAREILGGMPEKVIAKCSGNIIKNVRCVTIPNSKGLVGIEAGVLLGIAGGNAGKQMEVLEDVTDADIEKAKEMLKKGVCKVEFLDSPSVLHIILELYTEEHSAVVEIRDGHTNITSIRKDGKELLEGAAKFEHDDTDERKVILNMENIKEFADTVELSKVQHLIERQITCNMAIANEGMKGGYGLGLGKLLVESYPDTTLNQMKAYAAAGSEARMGGCDLPVIINSGSGNQGIASSVPVVVYARIKQVDQETLYRSLVFSNLLTIYQKTYIGKLSAFCGAVSASCASGAALTYMVGGTLDQIKMTVENTLANIPGIICDGAKISCAAKIATSLDAAIMAHNLAMKNKVYAPYTGILQEDTPETISCVGYIGKEGMKQTDKEILKIMIEHNE, encoded by the coding sequence ATGATGACAAATGAAATGATAGAAGATTATATAAAAATCCTGGAATCTGAACTGGTTCCTGCCATGGGATGCACAGAGCCTATTGCGCTTGCGTACGGCGGTGCCAGGGCAAGAGAGATATTGGGCGGGATGCCTGAAAAAGTCATCGCCAAGTGCAGCGGCAATATCATTAAAAATGTGCGCTGTGTCACCATACCCAATTCCAAAGGACTGGTTGGCATAGAGGCCGGCGTACTTCTGGGCATTGCCGGCGGAAATGCCGGGAAGCAGATGGAGGTCCTGGAGGATGTCACAGACGCGGATATTGAGAAGGCAAAAGAAATGCTGAAAAAAGGTGTCTGTAAGGTGGAATTTTTGGACAGTCCCAGTGTGCTCCATATTATTCTGGAGCTGTATACAGAGGAACACAGCGCAGTGGTGGAAATCCGTGACGGACATACCAACATCACCAGTATCCGAAAAGACGGAAAAGAACTGCTGGAAGGCGCCGCAAAGTTTGAGCATGACGACACGGATGAGAGAAAAGTCATCCTGAATATGGAAAATATCAAAGAATTTGCTGATACGGTGGAGCTTTCCAAGGTACAGCATTTAATAGAGAGACAGATCACCTGTAATATGGCCATAGCCAATGAGGGAATGAAAGGCGGATACGGACTGGGGCTTGGAAAGCTTCTGGTGGAGTCTTATCCTGACACCACGCTGAATCAGATGAAGGCCTATGCCGCGGCAGGCTCTGAGGCCAGAATGGGGGGATGTGACCTTCCGGTCATCATCAATTCCGGTTCCGGCAACCAGGGAATTGCATCCTCTGTACCTGTGGTGGTTTATGCCAGGATCAAGCAGGTGGATCAGGAAACACTTTACCGCTCTTTAGTATTTTCCAATCTACTGACCATTTACCAGAAAACTTATATCGGCAAGCTCTCAGCCTTCTGTGGTGCGGTGTCTGCGTCCTGTGCCAGTGGTGCGGCTCTCACCTATATGGTGGGTGGAACACTGGATCAGATCAAGATGACAGTGGAGAATACACTGGCCAATATACCGGGTATTATCTGCGATGGAGCGAAAATCTCCTGTGCGGCCAAGATCGCCACCAGTCTGGACGCTGCCATCATGGCTCATAACCTGGCTATGAAGAACAAAGTCTATGCCCCTTACACAGGGATCCTGCAGGAGGATACCCCTGAGACCATTAGCTGTGTGGGATACATAGGCAAGGAAGGCATGAAGCAGACAGACAAAGAGATACTGAAGATCATGATTGAACACAACGAATAG
- a CDS encoding RidA family protein — protein MEIISTEKAPAAIGPYSQGMRISGLLFTSGQIPIDPATGEVVEAEITAQAKQSIENVGQVLAAGGSSFEKVIKTTCFLADMKDFAAFNEVYAKYFTTNPARSCVAVKTLPKGVLCEVEVIAER, from the coding sequence ATGGAAATTATCAGTACAGAAAAGGCACCGGCTGCAATCGGCCCATATTCACAGGGAATGAGGATAAGTGGACTTTTGTTTACTTCAGGACAGATTCCCATTGACCCGGCTACCGGAGAGGTAGTGGAGGCAGAGATCACCGCTCAGGCAAAGCAGTCTATTGAAAATGTGGGTCAGGTGCTTGCAGCAGGGGGAAGCAGTTTTGAAAAAGTGATCAAGACCACCTGTTTTCTTGCAGACATGAAGGATTTTGCCGCTTTTAATGAGGTTTATGCAAAATACTTTACCACCAATCCTGCCCGTTCCTGTGTTGCAGTGAAGACGCTGCCAAAGGGGGTACTCTGTGAAGTTGAGGTGATCGCTGAGCGTTAG
- a CDS encoding 1-aminocyclopropane-1-carboxylate deaminase/D-cysteine desulfhydrase, translating to MEKTERVPLMPAPTPLHRLHRLEEQWGCRDIYIKRDDMTGIGPGGNKIRSLEYILGEAVKEGSRVILAAGPAQSNLCTLTAAACAKLGLDCELVHNGAEPEKKEGNLLLNQILGVKSHFLGEVDSDVRNAFVEELFEKYRKEGRNPYVVRNGATTGRGALGYTAAVPELMKQCREQGISGMTIFAPGGNGGVAAGLVYGNAVMGNPFRIVIVSVEDDRENLRKHIADTVGEVEAITGIPAGKPVEELCSIEDGFRGQGWGVNTSESAREIFEFARAEGIFIENIYNSKVLVGMRDWLEKGKTKGPVCYLHTGGFGSLFAQY from the coding sequence TTGGAGAAGACAGAACGTGTACCGCTGATGCCGGCACCCACACCGCTTCACCGCCTGCACAGGCTGGAGGAGCAATGGGGCTGCAGAGACATTTATATCAAACGTGATGATATGACAGGTATCGGCCCCGGGGGCAATAAGATTAGAAGCCTGGAATACATACTGGGAGAGGCAGTAAAAGAAGGAAGCAGAGTGATCCTGGCTGCAGGACCCGCCCAATCCAATCTATGTACTCTGACTGCTGCGGCCTGCGCTAAGCTGGGACTGGACTGTGAGTTGGTCCACAATGGAGCAGAGCCGGAGAAAAAAGAGGGCAATCTTTTGCTGAACCAGATCCTCGGAGTGAAATCCCATTTCCTAGGAGAAGTGGACTCAGATGTCCGCAATGCTTTTGTGGAAGAGCTTTTTGAAAAATACCGCAAAGAGGGGAGAAATCCCTATGTGGTGAGAAATGGCGCGACCACAGGAAGAGGTGCTCTGGGTTATACGGCAGCAGTACCGGAGCTTATGAAGCAGTGCAGGGAGCAGGGCATCAGCGGCATGACCATTTTTGCACCGGGCGGAAATGGCGGCGTGGCAGCAGGGCTGGTGTATGGAAATGCAGTTATGGGGAATCCCTTCCGTATCGTTATCGTAAGTGTGGAGGATGACAGAGAAAACCTGAGAAAACACATTGCGGATACTGTGGGGGAAGTGGAGGCCATAACGGGAATACCCGCAGGGAAACCTGTGGAAGAGCTCTGCAGTATTGAGGATGGTTTCCGGGGACAGGGCTGGGGTGTGAATACCAGCGAGAGTGCCCGGGAAATCTTTGAATTTGCCAGGGCAGAGGGTATTTTTATTGAAAATATCTATAACAGTAAAGTTCTGGTCGGCATGAGGGACTGGCTGGAAAAGGGAAAGACAAAAGGGCCTGTCTGCTATCTGCATACAGGAGGTTTTGGCTCTTTGTTTGCCCAGTATTGA
- a CDS encoding DUF445 domain-containing protein, whose protein sequence is MNFLRLLAGPLIGAVIGYCTNYIAVKMLFRPLYPVKIGNWTLPFTPGIIPRGKSRLAKALGSAVGDHLITKTDLEDMLLSEGVKNTIVSRISEGVQKVQKSDDTVEGFLQHYVEQGDYEAMREKLEDFITDRITEGLDKLDVGSIIAEEGAKEVKQKFQGSMVSMFLTDDLINSIAEPIGRKVGDYIRENGHDKIHPVVVGEIASVESRKVGELIESIPLGEEKIRALVESIYVKFVGDKAGELAEQFHIAKVVEEKVNGMDVLEVENILMSIMKKELNAVINLGALIGFIIGLLNLLL, encoded by the coding sequence ATGAATTTTTTACGTTTACTGGCCGGGCCGCTCATTGGAGCGGTCATTGGCTACTGTACGAATTATATTGCAGTGAAGATGTTGTTTCGCCCCCTGTACCCGGTGAAGATCGGGAACTGGACACTGCCCTTTACACCGGGCATTATCCCGAGAGGAAAAAGCAGACTGGCAAAGGCGCTGGGAAGTGCTGTGGGGGATCATCTGATCACGAAGACGGATCTGGAGGATATGCTGCTGTCCGAGGGTGTGAAAAATACCATTGTCAGCCGTATCAGCGAGGGTGTCCAGAAGGTGCAGAAAAGCGATGATACCGTTGAAGGTTTCCTGCAGCACTATGTGGAGCAGGGCGACTATGAAGCGATGCGGGAAAAGCTGGAGGATTTTATCACGGACCGCATCACAGAAGGCCTGGACAAGCTGGATGTAGGCTCCATCATTGCAGAGGAAGGCGCCAAAGAAGTAAAGCAGAAATTCCAAGGCTCCATGGTATCCATGTTTCTCACAGATGATCTGATCAATTCCATTGCGGAACCCATTGGAAGAAAAGTGGGGGATTATATCAGAGAGAACGGGCATGACAAGATCCATCCGGTGGTAGTGGGAGAGATCGCGTCTGTGGAGAGCCGCAAAGTCGGAGAACTCATAGAATCCATCCCTCTGGGTGAAGAGAAGATCCGCGCCCTGGTGGAGAGCATCTACGTGAAATTTGTGGGTGACAAGGCGGGAGAACTGGCAGAACAGTTCCACATCGCCAAAGTAGTGGAAGAGAAGGTAAACGGTATGGATGTGCTGGAAGTGGAAAATATCCTCATGTCCATCATGAAAAAAGAGCTGAATGCTGTCATCAATCTGGGAGCATTGATCGGGTTTATCATCGGGCTGCTGAATCTGCTTCTGTAA
- a CDS encoding M20 family metallopeptidase encodes MKYEMLDKLLEEKRAVFENISDRIWEFAETRFQEKQSAGLQMETLRTEGFDIEEGIGRIETAFCAKFGSGHPVIGILGEYDALPGMSQKADVTEKMPEKEGAPGHGCGHHLLGTGGMEAAVAVKDYLMKNPMDGTVIYYGCPGEEGGAGKAFMVREGCFDACDICLAWHPYSANFSSISTLANARIFFDFHGVSAHAAAAPHLGRSALDAVELMNVGVNYLREHMIPEARVHYAVTNSGGEAPNVVPAYAQVLYSVRAPGTEELHKLIKRVSKVAEGAAMMTETKVEIRVVSAYSDVLQNKTLDQLVFSHIREIYPLKYTEEEMVCAEKFHKVGDPGDWKTYQGLAKQFYGEKGNAFFRGAMADTIFPPVPVKMGSTDVGDVSWTVPTAWFGSACYALGTPAHSWLAVAQGKSGIAKRGMEAAASVIARTTLDIMENPQIAKKAREDMEKAKNGFEYHSVIPAEVQAGAF; translated from the coding sequence ATGAAATATGAAATGCTTGACAAACTGCTGGAGGAAAAAAGGGCAGTATTTGAAAATATCAGTGACAGGATCTGGGAGTTTGCGGAGACACGTTTTCAGGAAAAGCAGTCCGCCGGGCTGCAAATGGAGACTTTGCGCACAGAGGGCTTTGACATTGAGGAGGGAATCGGGAGAATAGAGACCGCATTTTGTGCAAAGTTTGGTTCCGGACACCCTGTGATCGGCATATTGGGAGAATATGATGCCCTTCCCGGAATGTCCCAGAAAGCGGATGTGACCGAAAAAATGCCTGAAAAAGAAGGGGCACCCGGGCATGGCTGCGGGCATCATCTTCTGGGCACCGGAGGTATGGAAGCTGCCGTGGCGGTAAAAGATTATCTCATGAAAAACCCAATGGACGGCACTGTGATCTACTATGGCTGTCCCGGTGAGGAAGGCGGAGCCGGCAAAGCTTTTATGGTGAGGGAGGGCTGTTTTGATGCATGTGACATCTGCCTGGCCTGGCATCCCTATTCTGCCAATTTCAGCTCCATCTCCACGCTGGCAAATGCCCGGATCTTCTTTGACTTCCATGGTGTGAGCGCACATGCGGCGGCGGCACCGCATTTGGGCAGAAGCGCTCTGGATGCGGTGGAGCTGATGAATGTGGGGGTCAATTATCTGAGAGAGCACATGATACCCGAGGCGCGGGTACACTATGCAGTGACCAATTCAGGCGGGGAGGCTCCCAATGTGGTTCCGGCTTATGCCCAGGTACTTTATTCCGTCCGTGCGCCGGGAACTGAGGAGCTGCATAAGCTGATCAAAAGGGTCAGCAAGGTGGCAGAGGGTGCTGCCATGATGACAGAGACAAAGGTGGAGATCCGAGTGGTGAGTGCCTATTCGGATGTCCTGCAGAATAAGACACTGGACCAGTTGGTGTTCAGCCATATCCGGGAAATCTATCCGTTGAAATATACGGAGGAGGAGATGGTCTGCGCAGAGAAATTCCATAAGGTGGGAGACCCCGGTGACTGGAAGACATACCAGGGGCTTGCGAAACAGTTTTATGGGGAAAAGGGAAATGCGTTTTTCCGGGGAGCCATGGCGGATACCATATTTCCTCCGGTTCCTGTCAAGATGGGCTCTACCGATGTGGGTGACGTGAGCTGGACAGTGCCGACTGCCTGGTTTGGAAGTGCCTGTTACGCCCTGGGAACCCCTGCCCATTCCTGGCTGGCAGTGGCCCAGGGAAAATCGGGGATCGCAAAAAGAGGTATGGAGGCTGCGGCTTCGGTCATTGCCAGAACAACACTGGATATAATGGAAAATCCCCAAATAGCCAAAAAAGCCAGGGAAGATATGGAAAAGGCTAAGAACGGATTTGAGTATCACAGCGTGATCCCGGCTGAAGTACAGGCAGGGGCATTTTGA
- a CDS encoding J domain-containing protein, with protein sequence MINNPYEVLGVSQNASNDEIKRAYRDLSRKYHPDSYVDNPLAGLAEEKFKEVQEAYDQIMRERDGGYQSGYGSSAGSSYSSGGYSQQNYASSEDNMQLQAAANYLNARQYQQALNVLSRIQNRNAQWYYLSAVANMGMGNNVNALNLARQASSMEPGNPEYSNLVNRLQWNSQRYQGGGSPYANNGGSSCGTGNFCCDLWCADSLCECMGGDLCPCM encoded by the coding sequence ATGATCAACAATCCTTATGAAGTGCTGGGTGTATCACAAAACGCCAGCAATGACGAAATTAAAAGAGCATACCGGGATTTGAGCAGAAAATACCATCCCGATTCCTATGTGGATAATCCGCTGGCAGGGCTGGCAGAGGAAAAGTTCAAAGAAGTACAGGAGGCCTATGACCAGATCATGCGTGAGAGGGACGGAGGCTACCAAAGCGGTTACGGCAGCAGCGCAGGCAGCAGCTACAGCTCCGGAGGATACAGCCAGCAGAATTATGCGTCCTCGGAAGACAATATGCAGCTTCAGGCAGCAGCCAACTATCTGAACGCCCGCCAGTACCAGCAGGCGCTCAATGTGCTTTCCCGTATACAGAACAGGAACGCCCAGTGGTATTATCTGAGCGCAGTGGCCAATATGGGAATGGGTAACAATGTAAATGCCCTGAATCTGGCAAGACAGGCATCTTCCATGGAACCGGGCAATCCGGAGTATTCCAACCTGGTGAACCGCTTGCAGTGGAACAGCCAGAGATACCAGGGCGGCGGCAGTCCTTACGCAAACAACGGCGGCTCTTCCTGCGGTACGGGAAACTTCTGCTGTGATCTGTGGTGCGCTGACAGTTTGTGTGAGTGTATGGGAGGAGATCTTTGTCCATGCATGTAA
- a CDS encoding DUF5058 family protein, protein MNKQYSFVANSSVMFFICGLAILVVLVQAAIFFRAAWKEAIRIGFTKADLLKVVKSSTVFSIVPSLPIIISYMILLPALGKYFPWLRLSVIGSATYETMAANMAVTSYGFSSLGSADFSPDVFGSIMWVVTLGVFLSSMSALVLKKYDKKMQSITTNKKSFGALVPNIMFLGMMATLAAPYLVDVKNVVSLSTIAVSAVVMVLMDRMSKRWKQLKEFAFSISMISGMAMACLVTSLIK, encoded by the coding sequence TTGAACAAACAGTATTCTTTTGTGGCAAACAGCAGTGTCATGTTTTTTATATGCGGACTGGCTATTCTTGTGGTTCTTGTCCAGGCAGCTATCTTTTTCAGGGCAGCATGGAAGGAGGCCATCCGCATTGGATTCACAAAAGCGGATCTTCTGAAGGTGGTAAAGAGCAGCACCGTATTTTCCATTGTGCCGTCACTTCCGATCATCATCAGCTATATGATCTTACTGCCGGCCCTCGGGAAATACTTTCCCTGGCTTCGGTTAAGCGTTATCGGTTCCGCCACCTATGAGACTATGGCGGCTAATATGGCAGTCACCTCTTATGGGTTCAGCAGCCTTGGAAGCGCTGATTTTTCCCCAGATGTGTTCGGGTCTATAATGTGGGTGGTGACACTAGGAGTATTTTTATCCAGTATGTCTGCGCTGGTCCTGAAAAAGTATGATAAAAAAATGCAGAGTATCACCACAAATAAAAAATCTTTTGGAGCGCTGGTACCCAACATTATGTTTTTGGGTATGATGGCAACCCTGGCAGCCCCTTATCTTGTGGATGTGAAAAATGTGGTCTCTCTCTCCACCATAGCGGTGTCTGCTGTGGTCATGGTACTAATGGACAGGATGTCAAAGCGATGGAAGCAGCTAAAGGAATTTGCGTTTTCAATCAGTATGATATCCGGTATGGCAATGGCCTGTCTGGTGACAAGTCTGATCAAATAG
- a CDS encoding helix-turn-helix domain-containing protein produces MDNFQVYLDHMESLSHQLNDGLSFLLVLRGQVVLETFGEAGILESNSLAVINHRELYSVESRGQNIVLFLRVSGEYLSTRCPEILKNRYTCSTARAQSGTESLYESLKQRVARMAFIYLKQGEEDRLLFQSELLLVLHTLLHHFISGETYEMTDISRDGKLYPILSYISQNYRNPITLEQLAGEAYLSVPYLSKLFRKETGVSYLEYLTGIRLKAAVHDLIYTGEPVTRIAMNCGFSGVKTFNSQFRKKYGCSPGEYRKKYALAQKTGARTSGGQDKGGRAKSPESLEALVRYVSRFEPEADMGEPERAVLNVRTAKRFQVDFPKKILDIGHILSALQSTVQMQIREAQKAIGFEYVMFHGFFFEKDDVPDRELIHYFQCTEIINNLRQMGLVPFVRIELAEAAGMKRERQQYILGRMKRQLEIVCGRFEEEYLEQWHFELCAPDRELSFVLEAAAMIKQICSQFRTGILVGEHPYPVEKMEFVLHNQFLLLVDFLSFTSDPNQSVAPADAVKYQEFHRTCHHRRLEAVKGWMEEAGARLPIFLTHFNTLTGKSQVEAGEFHRTALIADMVFSLAQMTAGIAFALNLSSRENPMPALLSYPLSLFLYNNIRRPLFFTLRSLMLLKQQVLMFQNHILVTMDKRGTLAVLMYHPCYIDPFRSLDNVRGSGNIKNVNLVLQNIPAGRYRIKSIRLDRDNGSLYNNWLKMNFSNPLEEDDIVEYLENFCNPSISLMEESIDGRYEIHQSLTLNAIAVFLIRRETD; encoded by the coding sequence ATGGATAACTTTCAGGTATATTTAGACCATATGGAGAGCCTGAGCCATCAGTTGAATGACGGGCTTTCCTTTCTTCTTGTCCTGCGGGGACAGGTGGTGCTGGAGACCTTTGGGGAAGCCGGCATTTTAGAGAGCAACAGTCTGGCGGTCATTAACCACAGAGAATTGTACTCGGTGGAGAGCCGGGGACAGAATATCGTGCTGTTTCTTCGTGTGTCCGGAGAATATCTGAGCACCCGCTGCCCGGAAATACTGAAAAACCGCTATACCTGCAGTACGGCCAGGGCGCAGTCCGGGACAGAGTCCCTGTACGAATCCCTGAAGCAGAGAGTGGCGCGTATGGCTTTTATCTATTTAAAACAGGGTGAGGAGGACAGGCTCCTTTTCCAATCGGAATTATTGCTGGTGTTGCATACTCTGCTGCACCATTTTATTTCCGGGGAAACATATGAGATGACCGATATATCCCGGGATGGAAAGCTCTATCCCATACTCTCTTATATCAGCCAGAATTACAGGAACCCTATCACTTTAGAACAGCTTGCAGGGGAGGCTTATCTGTCGGTTCCGTATCTGTCCAAATTATTCAGAAAAGAAACAGGAGTCTCTTATCTGGAATATCTGACGGGTATCCGCTTAAAGGCTGCGGTGCACGACCTTATCTATACCGGGGAGCCTGTTACCCGAATTGCCATGAACTGCGGGTTTTCAGGAGTCAAGACCTTTAACAGCCAGTTTAGGAAAAAGTATGGCTGTTCCCCGGGTGAATACAGGAAGAAATATGCGCTGGCACAAAAGACAGGTGCCAGGACATCCGGCGGACAGGACAAAGGGGGCCGGGCAAAATCCCCGGAATCCCTGGAGGCGCTGGTGCGCTATGTAAGCCGCTTTGAACCGGAGGCAGACATGGGAGAACCGGAACGCGCTGTTTTGAATGTGAGAACAGCCAAGAGGTTCCAGGTGGATTTTCCTAAGAAGATTCTGGATATAGGACATATTTTGTCGGCACTGCAGAGCACGGTGCAGATGCAGATCCGGGAGGCACAGAAGGCTATCGGATTTGAATATGTCATGTTCCATGGCTTTTTCTTTGAAAAGGATGACGTACCGGACAGAGAGCTGATCCATTACTTTCAATGTACGGAGATCATAAACAATCTGAGACAGATGGGGCTGGTTCCCTTTGTGAGAATCGAGCTGGCAGAGGCTGCCGGTATGAAAAGGGAAAGACAGCAGTACATTTTAGGGCGTATGAAGCGCCAGTTGGAGATTGTATGCGGCAGATTCGAGGAGGAATATCTGGAACAGTGGCATTTTGAACTCTGTGCGCCGGACAGGGAACTGTCTTTTGTACTGGAGGCGGCTGCCATGATAAAGCAGATCTGTTCCCAGTTCAGGACGGGTATACTTGTGGGAGAACACCCCTACCCTGTGGAGAAAATGGAATTTGTTCTGCATAACCAGTTTTTGCTGCTTGTGGATTTTCTGAGCTTCACCTCAGACCCCAATCAGTCTGTGGCCCCTGCAGACGCGGTAAAATACCAGGAGTTTCACAGAACCTGCCATCACAGAAGACTGGAGGCTGTGAAGGGCTGGATGGAGGAAGCAGGGGCCAGACTGCCTATATTTTTAACTCACTTTAACACACTCACGGGAAAATCCCAGGTGGAGGCAGGTGAGTTTCACAGGACCGCTCTGATCGCGGATATGGTGTTTTCCTTGGCTCAGATGACAGCGGGAATTGCCTTTGCCCTGAATCTTTCCAGCAGGGAGAACCCTATGCCGGCGCTTTTGTCTTATCCGCTGAGTCTGTTTTTGTATAATAATATCAGGAGGCCGCTGTTTTTTACGCTCCGCTCCCTGATGCTTTTGAAACAGCAGGTGCTCATGTTCCAAAACCATATTTTAGTGACCATGGACAAAAGAGGAACTCTGGCTGTTCTCATGTATCATCCCTGTTATATAGACCCCTTTCGGTCTCTGGATAATGTAAGGGGAAGCGGAAACATAAAAAATGTAAATCTGGTTCTGCAGAATATCCCTGCGGGCCGCTACCGGATCAAAAGCATACGGCTGGACCGTGACAACGGCAGTCTCTATAATAACTGGCTCAAAATGAATTTTTCCAATCCTCTGGAGGAGGATGACATTGTAGAATACCTGGAAAATTTCTGCAATCCCTCAATCTCTCTTATGGAGGAGTCCATAGACGGCAGATATGAGATCCATCAGTCCCTGACACTCAACGCCATTGCCGTTTTTCTTATCAGGCGGGAAACAGATTAA